The following coding sequences are from one Delphinus delphis chromosome 19, mDelDel1.2, whole genome shotgun sequence window:
- the TBX2 gene encoding T-box transcription factor TBX2: protein MREPALAASAMAYHPFHAPRPADFPMSAFLAAAQPSFFPALALPPGALAKPLPDPGLAGAAAAAAAAAAAAAEAGLHVSALGPHPPAAHLRSLKSLEPEDEVEDDPKVTLEAKELWDQFHKLGTEMVITKSGRRMFPPFKVRVSGLDKKAKYILLMDIVAADDCRYKFHNSRWMVAGKADPEMPKRMYIHPDSPATGEQWMAKPVAFHKLKLTNNISDKHGFTILNSMHKYQPRFHIVRANDILKLPYSTFRTYVFPETDFIAVTAYQNDKITQLKIDNNPFAKGFRDTGNGRREKRKQLTLPSLRLYEEHCKPERDGAESDASSCDPPPAREPPPSPGTAPSPLRLHRTRAEEKSCAADSDPEPERLSEERAGQALGRSPALDGGSPPRLTEPERARERRSPERAKEPAESGGDGLFGLRSLEKERAEARRKDEGRKEAGEGKDPGLAPLVVQTDSASPLGAGHLPGLAFSGHLHGQQFFGPLGAGQPLFLHPGQFAMGPGAFSAMGMGHLLASVAGGGSGGGGGPGTATGLDAGGLGPAASAASTAGPFPFHLSQHMLASQGIPMPTFGGLFPYPYTYMAAAAAAASALPATSAAAAAAAAAGSLSRSPFLGSARPRLRFSPYQIPVTIPPSTSLLTTGLAAEGSKAAGGNSREPSPPPELALRKAGAPPRGALSPSGSAKEAASELQSIQRLVSGLESQRALSPGRESPK, encoded by the exons ATGAGAGAGCCGGCGCTGGCGGCCAGCGCCATGGCTTACCACCCGTTTCACGCGCCACGGCCGGCCGACTTCCCCATGTCCGCCTTTCTGGCGGCGGCGCAGCCCTCCTTCTTCCCGGCGCTCGCACTGCCGCCCGGCGCGCTGGCCAAGCCTCTGCCCGACCCCGGCttggcgggggcggcggcggcggcggctgcggcggcggcggcggcggccgaggcGGGGCTGCACGTCTCGGCACTCGGCCCGCATCCGCCCGCTGCGCATCTGCGCTCGCTTAAGAGCCTGGAGCCCGAGGACGAGGTGGAGGACGACCCCAAGGTGACGCTGGAGGCCAAGGAGCTGTGGGACCAGTTCCACAAGCTGGGCACCGAGATGGTCATCACCAAGTCCGGGAG GAGGATGTTTCCTCCCTTCAAGGTGCGAGTCAGCGGCCTGGACAAGAAGGCCAAATATATCCTGCTGATGGACATCGTGGCCGCTGATGACTGCCGGTATAAATTCCATAACTCGCGCTGGATGGTGGCGGGCAAGGCCGACCCAGAGATGCCCAAACGGATGTACATCCACCCGGACAGCCCGGCCACGGGAGAGCAGTGGATGGCCAAGCCGGTGGCCTTCCATAAGCTGAAGCTGACCAACAACATCTCCGACAAGCACGGCTTC ACCATCCTGAACTCCATGCACAAGTACCAACCACGCTTCCACATCGTGCGAGCCAACGACATCCTGAAGCTGCCCTACAGCACCTTTCGTACCTACGTGTTCCCCGAGACCGACTTCATCGCGGTCACTGCCTACCAGAACGACAAG ATCACGCAGCTTAAGATCGACAACAACCCGTTTGCCAAGGGCTTCCGGGACACCGGGAATGGCCGGCGGGAGAAAAG GAAGCAGCTAACGCTGCCGTCGTTGCGCTTGTACGAGGAGCACTGCAAGCCAGAGCGCGACGGTGCCGAGTCGGACGCCTCGTCCTGCGACCCTCCCCCCGCGCGGGAACCGCCACCCTCCCCGGGGACAGCGCCTAGTCCCCTGCGCCTGCACCGGACTAGAG CCGAGGAGAAGTCGTGCGCCGCGGACAGTGACCCAGAGCCCGAGAGGCTGAGCGAGGAGCGCGCGGGGCAGGCGCTAGGCCGCAGCCCGGCCCTGGACGGCGGCAGCCCCCCTCGCTTGACCGAACCCGAGCGCGCCCGGGAGCGGCGCAGCCCCGAGAGGGCCAAGGAGCCGGCCGAGAGCGGCGGGGACGGCCTGTTTGGCCTGCGGAGCCTAGAGAAGGAGCGCGCCGAAGCCCGGCGGAAGGACGAGGGGCGCAAGGAGGCCGGCGAGGGCAAGGATCCCGGCCTGGCGCCACTGGTGGTGCAGACAGACAGTGCGTCCCCCCTGGGCGCCGGACACCTGCCGGGCCTGGCTTTCTCCGGCCACCTGCACGGGCAGCAGTTCTTCGGGCCTCTGGGGGCCGGCCAGCCGCTCTTTCTGCACCCGGGACAGTTCGCCATGGGCCCCGGCGCCTTCTCCGCCATGGGCATGGGCCACCTACTGGCCTCGGTGGCAGGCGGCGGCAGCGGAGGAGGTGGCGGACCAGGGACAGCCACCGGGCTGGACGCAGGCGGGCTGGGTCCCGCAGCCAGCGCGGCAAGCACCGCCGGGCCCTTCCCGTTCCACCTCTCCCAGCACATGCTGGCATCTCAG ggAATCCCAATGCCCACTTTCGGAGGCCTCTTCCCCTACCCCTACACTTACATGGCTGCTGCTGCCGCGGCGGCCTCCGCTTTGCCAGCCACTAGTGCTGCGGCGGCTGCCGCTGCTGCCGCAGGCTCCCTATCCCGGAGTCCCTTTCTGGGCAGTGCCCGGCCCCGCCTGCGCTTCAGCCCCTACCAGATCCCAGTCACCATCCCACCTAGCACTAGCCTCCTCACTACTGGGCTGGCGGCCGAGGGCTCCAAGGCTGCAGGTGGCAACAGCCGGGAGCCCAGCCCGCCGCCCGAGCTGGCTCTCCGCAAAGCGGGGGCTCCGCCCCGCGGGGCCCTGTCGCCCAGCGGCTCAGCCAAAGAGGCAGCCAGTGAACTGCAGAGCATCCAGAGGCTGGTGAGTGGGCTGGAGAGCCAGCGAGCCCTCTCGCCCGGCAGGGAGTCGCCCAAGTGA